Proteins from one Erythrolamprus reginae isolate rEryReg1 chromosome 6, rEryReg1.hap1, whole genome shotgun sequence genomic window:
- the STMP1 gene encoding short transmembrane mitochondrial protein 1: MLQFLLGFAVGNVVGMYLAQNYDVPNIAKKFEDIKKDVEAKKKPPNDK; encoded by the exons TTGGGTTTTGCAGTTGGCAATGTAGTTGGAATGTATTTGGCCCAGAACTATGAT GTTCCAAACATTGCAAAGAAGTTTGAAGACATCAAGAAAGATGTAGAAGCTAAGAAGAAACCTCCAAATGATAAATGA